The Pyrococcus kukulkanii genome contains a region encoding:
- a CDS encoding dipeptidyl-peptidase 5 — MSSIEWNEKTFAKFAYLDDPKTRGNLVAYVLTKANLESNKYENTIVIEDLETGKKRYIENASMPRISPDGKRIAFMRVNEEKKKSEIWVADIETLTAKRVLEAKNVRSIEWNEDSRRLLVVGFKRRDDEDFVFDDDVPVWFDRLGFFDGEKTTFWILDTEAEEVIEEFEKPRFSSGIWHGDSIVISVPHREGIPQYFKFWDIYIWKDGEEEKVLEKVSFQAIDSDGKRILLYGKPEKKYMSEHDKLYIYEDGKITGIMDEIDREAGQAKIKDGKVYFTLYEEGSVNLYVWDGEVKEIAKGKHWIMGFDVDKVVVYLKETATRLRELYVWDGGERQLTDYNGLIFKKLKTFEPKHFRFKSLDLEIDGWYIKPEIKEGEKAPVIVFVHGGPKGMYGYYFKYEMQLMASKGYYIVFVNPRGSNGYSEDFALRVLNRTGLEDFQDIMNGIEEFFKLEPQADRERIGITGISYGGFMTNWALTQSELFKAGISENGISYWLTSYAFSDIGLWFDKEVIGENPLENENFRKLSPLFYAKNVKAPILLIHSLEDYRCPLDQSVMFYHVLKDLGKEAYIAIFKRGPHGHSVTGSPKHRMKRYKLFMEFFERKLKKYEEGFDVEKIMKE, encoded by the coding sequence ATGAGCAGTATCGAATGGAACGAGAAGACCTTCGCCAAGTTTGCATATTTGGACGACCCCAAGACTAGGGGTAACTTGGTGGCCTACGTACTGACGAAGGCGAACCTTGAGAGCAACAAGTACGAGAACACGATAGTAATCGAAGACCTAGAAACAGGAAAGAAGAGGTACATAGAGAACGCCTCAATGCCCAGAATTTCTCCAGATGGAAAGAGGATAGCATTCATGAGAGTCAACGAGGAGAAAAAGAAGAGTGAGATTTGGGTTGCCGACATAGAAACCCTTACCGCAAAGAGGGTTCTTGAGGCCAAGAACGTGAGATCTATAGAGTGGAACGAAGACTCAAGGAGGCTTCTAGTTGTAGGGTTCAAGAGGAGGGACGATGAAGACTTCGTGTTTGACGATGACGTTCCGGTGTGGTTCGACAGGCTAGGCTTCTTCGACGGGGAGAAGACTACATTCTGGATCTTAGATACCGAGGCTGAGGAAGTAATAGAGGAGTTCGAGAAGCCAAGGTTCTCCTCGGGAATATGGCATGGAGATTCGATAGTGATTAGTGTTCCGCACAGGGAGGGAATCCCACAGTACTTCAAGTTCTGGGACATCTACATCTGGAAAGATGGAGAGGAAGAAAAGGTGCTTGAGAAGGTCTCGTTCCAAGCTATAGACTCCGACGGCAAGAGGATTCTCCTGTACGGAAAGCCGGAGAAGAAGTACATGAGCGAGCACGACAAGCTCTACATATACGAGGACGGCAAAATTACTGGAATAATGGACGAAATCGACAGGGAGGCAGGGCAGGCAAAGATTAAGGACGGAAAGGTATACTTCACCCTTTACGAGGAGGGTAGCGTTAATCTTTACGTCTGGGATGGAGAGGTTAAGGAGATAGCAAAAGGAAAGCACTGGATAATGGGGTTTGACGTTGATAAGGTAGTCGTCTACCTGAAGGAAACTGCCACAAGGCTAAGGGAGCTCTACGTCTGGGACGGAGGGGAGAGGCAACTAACGGATTATAACGGGCTGATATTCAAGAAGCTTAAGACGTTCGAGCCAAAGCACTTCCGCTTTAAGTCGCTCGACCTTGAGATAGACGGATGGTACATAAAGCCGGAGATCAAGGAGGGAGAGAAGGCTCCAGTAATAGTCTTCGTCCACGGTGGGCCAAAGGGAATGTACGGTTACTACTTCAAGTACGAGATGCAGCTAATGGCGAGTAAAGGTTACTACATAGTCTTCGTCAACCCGAGGGGGAGCAACGGTTACAGCGAGGACTTCGCGCTGAGGGTTTTAAACAGAACTGGTCTAGAGGACTTCCAAGATATAATGAACGGGATAGAGGAGTTCTTCAAGCTTGAGCCTCAAGCCGATAGGGAGAGGATTGGTATTACTGGAATAAGCTACGGAGGGTTTATGACTAACTGGGCCTTGACTCAATCCGAGCTGTTCAAGGCAGGAATAAGCGAGAACGGCATAAGCTACTGGCTGACCAGCTACGCTTTCTCCGATATAGGTCTATGGTTCGATAAGGAAGTAATAGGAGAGAATCCATTGGAGAACGAGAACTTTAGGAAGCTAAGCCCACTGTTCTATGCAAAGAACGTTAAAGCCCCTATATTACTGATCCACTCCCTCGAGGACTACCGCTGTCCGCTCGATCAGTCAGTTATGTTCTACCACGTGCTCAAGGACTTAGGGAAGGAAGCGTACATTGCGATATTCAAGCGCGGTCCACACGGCCACAGCGTCACAGGGAGTCCAAAGCACAGGATGAAGAGGTACAAGCTATTCATGGAGTTCTTCGAGAGGAAGCTCAAGAAGTACGAGGAAGGCTTTGACGTGGAGAAGATAATGAAGGAGTAG
- a CDS encoding PIN domain-containing protein → MNVVVDSNILFSIIVSGRKSKAFRLLEEHEITLFAPEEIIFEFRRHTCKLKKFAKDFEYRTFLAFSLVQILPLEFYSDKIKEAYEVASKFDEKDTASLSSKKFVALDTLALESLLAGKSLEEVLKDMESRLRS, encoded by the coding sequence ATGAATGTCGTGGTTGATAGTAACATCCTGTTCTCAATAATTGTGTCTGGTAGGAAATCAAAAGCGTTCAGGCTTCTTGAAGAACACGAAATTACGCTCTTTGCTCCGGAAGAGATAATTTTTGAGTTCAGACGGCACACTTGCAAACTCAAAAAGTTCGCAAAGGACTTTGAATATCGCACATTCTTGGCTTTTTCGCTTGTTCAAATACTTCCCTTAGAGTTCTACTCAGATAAAATCAAGGAGGCCTATGAGGTAGCTTCTAAGTTTGATGAGAAAGACACCGCATCACTATCGAGTAAGAAATTCGTCGCGTTGGACACGTTAGCTTTGGAATCTCTTTTGGCTGGAAAAAGCCTAGAGGAAGTATTGAAAGACATGGAATCCCGTCTTAGGTCATAG
- the gyaR gene encoding glyoxylate reductase translates to MKPKVFITREIPENGIRLLEKEFEVEIWEEEREIPRDVLLKRVKDVDALVPMLSERIDREVFENAPRLRIVANYAVGYDNIDVEEATKRGIYVTNTPDVLTDATADLAFALLLATARHLVKGDKFVRTGEWKRKGVAWHPKLFLGYDVYGKTIGIVGFGRIGQAVARRAKGFGMRILYYSRTRKPEVEKELNAEFKPLEELLRESDFVVLAVPLTKETMYMINEERLKLMKPTAILVNVARGKVVDTRALIKALKEGWIAGAGLDVYEEEPYYNEELFSLENVVLTPHIGSATFGAREGMAELVARNLIAFKRGEVPPTLVNREVIKIRRPGFEL, encoded by the coding sequence GTGAAGCCGAAGGTCTTCATCACTAGGGAAATTCCCGAGAATGGAATAAGGTTGCTGGAGAAGGAGTTTGAAGTTGAGATCTGGGAAGAGGAAAGGGAAATCCCCAGGGACGTACTCTTGAAGAGGGTTAAAGACGTTGACGCATTAGTCCCAATGCTGAGCGAGAGAATCGACAGGGAAGTGTTCGAGAATGCCCCAAGGCTCAGAATAGTTGCAAATTATGCCGTTGGCTACGACAACATCGACGTTGAAGAGGCCACGAAGAGGGGGATCTACGTAACTAATACACCTGACGTTCTCACCGACGCAACGGCCGACCTAGCGTTCGCTTTACTGTTGGCAACGGCAAGGCACCTAGTCAAGGGGGATAAGTTCGTTAGGACGGGGGAGTGGAAGAGAAAGGGTGTAGCTTGGCATCCGAAGTTGTTCCTGGGTTACGACGTTTACGGAAAAACGATAGGGATAGTGGGTTTTGGGAGGATAGGGCAGGCCGTAGCCAGAAGGGCTAAAGGCTTTGGGATGAGAATCCTCTACTACTCAAGGACGAGGAAGCCCGAGGTGGAGAAAGAGCTGAATGCAGAGTTTAAACCCTTGGAAGAACTCTTGAGGGAGAGCGACTTCGTTGTTCTTGCGGTTCCCCTAACGAAGGAAACGATGTACATGATAAACGAGGAGAGGCTTAAGCTGATGAAGCCCACAGCAATCCTGGTGAACGTAGCTAGGGGCAAGGTTGTCGATACTAGGGCGTTGATAAAGGCCCTGAAGGAAGGGTGGATAGCCGGGGCTGGCCTTGACGTCTACGAGGAGGAGCCGTACTACAATGAGGAGCTCTTCAGCCTTGAGAACGTGGTTCTAACTCCACACATAGGGAGCGCAACCTTCGGGGCTAGGGAGGGGATGGCCGAGTTGGTTGCTAGGAATTTAATAGCATTCAAGAGGGGAGAAGTTCCCCCAACCTTGGTGAACAGGGAAGTTATAAAGATTAGGAGGCCTGGTTTTGAGTTATGA
- a CDS encoding CBS domain-containing protein, with protein sequence MVGIQVQEVMTDKYAKIDISAPLSEAIGIIEKEDPDLILVFDDNVYKGVLTQDLIIRSHLKWDPTKAKVRDVYKPAPVVKPNDDLSHAAKLMLETDLRSLPVGESKAEIIGVISDIALLERVVAEEFGKRKVEEFMTKDVITLGPDDTVAKALATMRDHAISRIPIVDEEGKLEGLVTLHDLIIRFIKPRFRAQTGELVGEKIPPFSMKLREAMIKGVITLLPDATVREAVATMKDNNIDGLVVVDENNKVVGVLTVKDLLLPISRMVEKEAKFYLQLGGDASALSEFTRERIINDIKRFVDGYSDLLGNEGIIYLYIRRFNEKFRGVHLYQARMRVVTDKGVFVAKGETWGAIQAVHDAIRAIERQLLQKAELERDIRYAKRFIEKLELWR encoded by the coding sequence ATGGTCGGAATACAGGTGCAGGAAGTTATGACGGACAAGTACGCGAAGATAGATATAAGTGCGCCTCTTTCTGAGGCAATTGGAATTATTGAGAAGGAAGACCCAGATCTAATTCTCGTGTTCGATGACAACGTGTACAAAGGCGTCCTAACCCAGGATCTAATTATAAGATCCCACCTCAAGTGGGATCCAACTAAGGCGAAGGTTAGGGACGTGTATAAGCCGGCTCCCGTTGTTAAGCCTAACGATGATCTAAGCCACGCAGCTAAGCTAATGCTTGAGACCGATTTAAGATCCCTTCCGGTTGGTGAAAGCAAGGCTGAGATAATAGGTGTAATAAGCGATATAGCTCTGCTTGAGAGGGTTGTTGCTGAGGAGTTCGGTAAGAGAAAGGTGGAGGAGTTCATGACAAAGGATGTTATAACACTAGGGCCAGATGACACCGTTGCGAAGGCCTTAGCTACTATGAGAGATCATGCCATTTCAAGAATTCCAATAGTTGACGAAGAGGGGAAGCTTGAGGGCCTCGTGACGCTACACGATCTAATAATAAGATTCATCAAGCCAAGGTTTAGGGCCCAGACCGGGGAGCTGGTCGGCGAGAAGATACCTCCGTTCAGCATGAAGCTCAGGGAGGCGATGATAAAGGGAGTCATAACACTCCTTCCAGATGCAACGGTTAGAGAGGCCGTAGCGACGATGAAGGACAACAACATAGATGGTCTGGTCGTTGTAGATGAGAACAACAAGGTCGTTGGAGTGCTCACAGTTAAGGATCTCCTGCTACCAATATCAAGGATGGTCGAGAAGGAGGCTAAATTCTACCTACAGCTCGGTGGTGACGCTTCAGCCCTAAGCGAGTTCACGAGGGAGAGGATAATCAACGACATAAAGAGGTTCGTCGACGGCTACTCTGACCTTCTGGGCAACGAGGGGATAATCTACCTGTACATAAGGAGGTTCAACGAGAAGTTCAGGGGAGTCCACCTCTACCAGGCAAGGATGAGGGTGGTTACCGATAAGGGAGTGTTCGTGGCTAAGGGAGAAACCTGGGGTGCCATTCAAGCTGTACACGATGCCATAAGGGCAATTGAGAGGCAACTCCTTCAGAAGGCCGAGCTTGAGAGGGACATCCGCTACGCCAAGAGGTTCATTGAAAAGCTCGAGCTCTGGCGCTGA
- the nikR gene encoding nickel-responsive transcriptional regulator NikR: MNLVRFGVSIPEELLEKFDRIIEEKGYTNRSEAIRDLIRDFIVRHEWEVGNEEVAGTITMVYNHDEADVVKELLDLQHEYLDEIVASLHVHMDEHNCLEVVVVKGEAKKIKKIADRLLSLKGVKHGKLVMTTTGKELV; this comes from the coding sequence ATGAACTTGGTTAGATTTGGAGTTTCCATACCTGAAGAGCTCCTAGAAAAGTTCGACAGGATAATCGAGGAGAAGGGCTACACCAATAGGAGCGAGGCAATAAGGGACCTAATAAGGGACTTCATAGTCAGGCATGAATGGGAAGTTGGAAATGAGGAGGTTGCAGGAACGATAACCATGGTCTACAACCACGATGAAGCTGACGTCGTAAAGGAGCTCCTTGATCTGCAGCACGAGTACCTTGATGAGATAGTTGCAAGCCTGCACGTTCACATGGACGAGCACAACTGCTTGGAGGTGGTGGTCGTTAAAGGGGAGGCCAAGAAGATAAAGAAGATCGCTGACAGGCTTCTAAGCCTCAAGGGAGTTAAGCACGGTAAACTAGTGATGACGACTACGGGCAAAGAGTTAGTGTGA
- a CDS encoding nucleotidyltransferase domain-containing protein, translated as MKEKFINCERNSPNMYKLISTKERVEILRYILERDTIRVEETAKKLGVSKGLVSKLLHMLEKEGIVKKEGRYFKVILNPKTRELKRFLNFLTLYPKLSQLREEWIEGLGIYGSFSRGENKEGSDVDIWIYTQGEDMIRVAKFQRKLRDTLKREVDLLVLTPKKIERLKKEDPIFYYSLIYGSIIIWGENLGQL; from the coding sequence GTGAAAGAAAAGTTCATAAATTGTGAACGAAATTCACCCAATATGTACAAGCTAATTTCAACAAAGGAGCGAGTTGAAATCTTGAGGTACATTCTCGAACGAGATACCATTAGGGTAGAGGAAACGGCAAAAAAGCTCGGAGTTAGTAAAGGTCTTGTATCAAAGCTTCTCCATATGTTAGAAAAGGAAGGTATTGTAAAAAAAGAGGGGAGGTATTTCAAAGTAATCCTGAACCCAAAAACAAGGGAACTCAAGAGATTTCTAAACTTCTTAACCCTATACCCAAAACTTTCGCAACTAAGAGAAGAGTGGATAGAGGGTTTAGGCATATACGGAAGTTTCTCAAGGGGAGAGAATAAAGAAGGTAGTGATGTAGATATCTGGATATACACCCAAGGAGAAGATATGATAAGGGTAGCAAAGTTCCAAAGGAAGCTCAGGGACACTTTAAAAAGGGAGGTTGATTTGCTTGTCCTTACGCCGAAAAAAATCGAAAGACTAAAAAAAGAAGATCCAATTTTTTACTATAGCTTGATCTATGGGTCGATAATAATATGGGGGGAAAACCTTGGACAACTTTAA
- a CDS encoding DUF7344 domain-containing protein — MIPPIFFTQAQPSKTILGNDRRMWVVECLRKNHGKAEIGEIVDYIANLEGNNTRRHRKSIYVSLVQTHLPRMEREGIVKVNRGTVELLDVPQEVDRYMKIKKTSITWPLLYVTFSGVALIASLLRNSSEGVIISLLLLGVAIFHWIKASEQW; from the coding sequence ATGATACCTCCAATATTTTTCACCCAAGCCCAACCTTCTAAGACCATTCTAGGAAATGATAGAAGAATGTGGGTTGTTGAATGTTTAAGAAAAAATCATGGAAAGGCCGAGATTGGAGAGATAGTTGATTACATAGCCAACTTGGAAGGAAATAACACAAGGAGGCACAGGAAGAGTATTTACGTAAGCCTGGTTCAGACCCACCTTCCCAGGATGGAAAGGGAAGGGATAGTCAAGGTTAATAGGGGCACCGTTGAGCTACTAGATGTACCCCAGGAAGTTGATAGGTACATGAAGATCAAGAAAACCTCAATCACCTGGCCCCTTCTTTATGTAACCTTCTCGGGGGTTGCCCTGATAGCTTCCCTACTTAGGAATAGTAGCGAGGGAGTCATAATATCCCTCCTCCTTCTTGGAGTGGCAATTTTCCACTGGATTAAAGCTTCTGAACAATGGTAA
- a CDS encoding DUF1102 domain-containing protein → MEKVNKFGLAIFGLVAIFGLVLGAGASFRDYNASRSVHWDVVTDDTELIDLTPIQPYSYINETTGKLVIDFSANNPNYPGYGDGISPSAEYNFDEVFGVSNHLWEDVDIVVEIKSTNSNIELYGADGGVYSVDDGNPATASDSARDWICFVVPHNNMVKIGIDLSADGDSPGDFWTGNIVIKAYRLGTEPAYLAGKCGQPVP, encoded by the coding sequence ATGGAGAAAGTGAATAAATTTGGACTAGCCATATTTGGTCTAGTGGCCATATTTGGCCTCGTTCTTGGGGCCGGGGCCAGTTTTAGGGACTACAACGCAAGCAGAAGCGTCCATTGGGACGTAGTAACTGATGACACCGAGCTAATTGACCTAACACCAATCCAGCCGTACTCGTACATCAACGAAACCACTGGAAAGTTAGTAATTGACTTCTCAGCGAACAATCCCAACTACCCAGGGTACGGAGACGGAATTAGCCCAAGTGCAGAGTACAACTTCGACGAGGTTTTCGGAGTCAGCAACCACCTTTGGGAGGACGTGGATATTGTCGTGGAAATTAAGTCCACCAACAGCAACATAGAGCTGTACGGAGCAGATGGGGGCGTTTATTCAGTGGATGATGGCAACCCTGCGACAGCCAGCGACTCAGCTAGGGACTGGATTTGCTTTGTCGTTCCTCACAACAACATGGTAAAGATAGGAATTGACCTTTCAGCCGATGGAGACAGCCCCGGAGACTTTTGGACCGGAAATATAGTTATTAAGGCATACAGGCTTGGCACTGAGCCTGCTTACTTAGCGGGCAAGTGCGGGCAGCCGGTGCCATGA
- a CDS encoding DUF1102 domain-containing protein translates to MNKLFGFALFFAGLMLAVGAGANFRYFEASRDATVAIVSDDTELIDLTPLQPYVYLNNGKLTVEISSNHPDYPGYGAGLSTDSIYVFEEMFEVSNELWENENEDYPICVTLKADNGVKLFAGSYDNPTAGPAGTIRVTVYHGDPVKIGMIFNTTGQGLGGHQVQIDVTAVAGECTQ, encoded by the coding sequence ATGAATAAGTTATTTGGGTTTGCCCTGTTCTTCGCAGGGCTAATGTTAGCGGTTGGCGCTGGAGCCAACTTCAGGTACTTTGAAGCAAGTAGGGATGCTACAGTAGCCATAGTGTCGGATGACACCGAGCTTATTGACTTAACACCACTGCAACCCTATGTCTACCTGAACAACGGAAAGCTAACTGTGGAAATTTCGTCAAACCATCCTGACTACCCAGGGTACGGAGCAGGCCTTAGCACGGACAGTATCTACGTGTTTGAGGAAATGTTTGAAGTTAGCAACGAACTGTGGGAAAATGAAAACGAAGACTACCCAATTTGTGTAACTCTAAAGGCCGACAATGGAGTTAAGTTGTTTGCGGGCTCATATGACAACCCAACAGCAGGACCGGCAGGAACTATCAGGGTTACAGTGTACCACGGAGACCCAGTAAAGATAGGAATGATCTTCAACACAACGGGACAGGGACTTGGAGGTCACCAAGTGCAAATTGACGTGACCGCGGTAGCGGGTGAATGCACTCAATGA
- a CDS encoding signal peptidase I, whose protein sequence is MRASEILFSIVILTLIIPSIVGFFLGRPVFVSYVYSDSMYPTLKRWDVFFINPLSKGDVGDIIVFNLSGKWTVHRVYAITEEGYITKGDNNVATDQQDGKNPPVPRDQVIGKVITVGGKPVKIPGLGKHVNSPLGMALLGAAGLLSILSDSSEVKRRRKRVIITTEQLYVGLVGLLAMAIIFVGSMSWGGIDVTYASTLAGGQREGWYLPGSVVEKNVTVSNPTYIPMLIIAEGKVLKRTTFILGGHEEVSVPIRIEVPEETRIYTERINIYSYYPILPPSIVEGLYSIDPHLPLIVEGLIVFFGMLAIKPLLGEPEVIMVRRSKR, encoded by the coding sequence ATGAGGGCCTCCGAAATTTTATTCTCAATTGTCATCCTTACCCTAATAATTCCCTCAATAGTTGGCTTCTTCTTGGGGAGGCCCGTGTTCGTTTCGTACGTTTATTCCGATAGCATGTACCCCACCCTTAAGAGGTGGGATGTCTTCTTCATAAACCCCCTATCCAAGGGGGACGTCGGTGATATAATAGTCTTCAACCTTTCGGGCAAGTGGACGGTTCACAGGGTGTACGCGATAACCGAAGAGGGTTACATAACCAAGGGAGATAACAACGTTGCCACGGATCAGCAAGACGGCAAAAACCCGCCAGTTCCGAGGGATCAAGTTATTGGGAAGGTGATAACTGTAGGAGGAAAACCGGTAAAGATTCCGGGGCTTGGAAAGCACGTAAACTCGCCACTTGGAATGGCCCTCCTTGGTGCTGCGGGTTTGCTTTCAATACTCTCAGACTCCTCCGAGGTTAAGAGGAGGAGGAAGAGGGTTATAATCACGACGGAACAGTTGTACGTTGGACTTGTGGGCTTATTGGCTATGGCCATAATCTTCGTCGGCTCGATGAGCTGGGGAGGAATTGACGTAACCTATGCCTCCACGTTGGCTGGAGGCCAAAGAGAGGGCTGGTATCTCCCAGGGAGCGTGGTAGAGAAGAACGTTACCGTGAGTAACCCCACGTACATTCCAATGCTCATAATAGCTGAAGGGAAGGTTCTGAAGAGAACAACGTTCATTTTGGGCGGGCACGAAGAAGTCTCGGTTCCAATCAGGATAGAGGTTCCCGAGGAAACAAGGATATACACGGAGAGGATAAACATATACTCCTACTATCCCATACTTCCCCCCTCGATAGTGGAGGGACTTTACTCCATAGACCCGCACCTGCCACTCATCGTTGAGGGGTTGATAGTGTTCTTCGGCATGCTCGCGATAAAACCACTCCTCGGGGAGCCCGAGGTAATAATGGTTAGGAGATCTAAGAGATGA
- a CDS encoding DUF5305 family protein, translating into MIRKEYLIGGIFVAFLLMSFASYLMKEGYEKTTLIEQVVQRGELKHSGYLANDTVYGRVASLEYYPTKILEAIHGNYTYSIEPSESGSYYLVGTASYYVTKGKDRIYLVNETLFSTKGKLLNGTFSQGFSINLTEVGERRRELAEALQLPRILYEVKVTAKVRTKEGEFVQEMPIVEDTSGLTYIKNTELEKKRNIVETSTVNNKLLGMNVSTARVVFPILALVSGIALLVLWRPKPKRKINAIEGMPKGISSRVLVNDEKSLKKIAKIIGSPIIHYTLDGVDVYGVIDGSVIYEWWSLKSAEPESRQ; encoded by the coding sequence ATGATTAGGAAAGAGTACTTGATAGGAGGCATATTCGTAGCATTCCTCCTGATGAGCTTCGCATCCTACCTGATGAAGGAGGGATACGAGAAAACAACTTTAATCGAACAGGTGGTTCAAAGGGGGGAGCTCAAGCACTCAGGGTACTTAGCCAACGACACGGTGTACGGAAGGGTTGCGAGCCTTGAGTACTACCCAACGAAGATACTCGAGGCAATACATGGGAACTACACATATTCGATAGAGCCAAGCGAAAGCGGTTCCTATTACCTCGTGGGCACCGCCTCGTACTACGTAACCAAGGGGAAGGACAGGATATACCTCGTGAACGAGACGCTGTTCTCGACCAAGGGGAAGTTGCTTAACGGAACCTTCAGCCAAGGTTTCAGCATAAATTTGACGGAAGTTGGAGAGAGAAGGAGAGAACTCGCCGAGGCACTACAGCTTCCAAGGATACTGTACGAGGTCAAGGTTACTGCTAAGGTCAGGACGAAGGAGGGAGAGTTCGTCCAAGAGATGCCGATAGTCGAGGACACTAGCGGACTGACGTACATCAAGAACACGGAGCTTGAGAAGAAGAGGAACATAGTAGAGACGAGTACCGTGAACAATAAGCTGCTTGGCATGAACGTTTCGACCGCGAGGGTTGTGTTCCCCATATTGGCACTAGTTTCGGGGATAGCCCTCCTTGTGCTGTGGAGGCCTAAGCCGAAGAGGAAGATAAATGCAATAGAGGGCATGCCAAAAGGAATAAGCTCAAGGGTTCTCGTCAACGACGAGAAGAGCCTTAAGAAAATAGCGAAGATAATTGGAAGCCCAATTATTCACTACACACTTGACGGGGTCGACGTTTACGGGGTGATAGATGGGAGCGTTATATACGAGTGGTGGAGCCTCAAGAGCGCTGAGCCTGAATCCAGGCAATGA
- the flaJ gene encoding archaellar assembly protein FlaJ gives MPKERVSIFVKADVDPKEYIKKILIPGLAGSAVIFIVISIFNRLIALPTGLRLFMYLIPIILALYVVAYPYLMADSKRISINSKLPFFITYFAVLSTSEIGRSDLLRVLASDPKLGAIASELKKVYIIVDKLHRSMPEAFRFLARRTPSRVFADFLDRLAYSLDSGVELKDYLFQEQQTVMDDFQTFYEGALYDLDIFKEIYESIIISVVFAAAFIIIGPIITGQNIGRLALYLIFLILAAEIGTLLVIKYRMPEDPIWAEVRVKTPRQEKIKRALVTSIALVPVVFLVYMAFIRPRFSLPTPFVIALTLTPLMYVGNVVRKEEASIFRKDENFPAFIRSFASSLAASGASPLLVLKYLSAHDFGTLTEDIRALYRRLAVRVDSQRAWDFFIAETGSWLIGIFSEIFRESLRLGAEPDYVGKVISRNFERLVRLRRKRQQSVSSFIGIILGLTGAFAFALAASFQVAVSINDLFSKLQVPTEYIGEIIHIIPPSGMQLLTISMLVIMVAHSLLSAMAIKIADGGHILGSLYYFVILLWVFATGMYVGQELMARFMQLGSSRLALLLMG, from the coding sequence ATGCCCAAGGAGAGGGTCAGCATATTCGTCAAAGCGGACGTTGACCCCAAGGAATATATAAAGAAAATTTTGATTCCGGGGTTAGCTGGCTCTGCTGTAATATTCATAGTTATAAGCATCTTCAACAGGCTGATAGCTCTACCCACGGGCTTGAGGCTGTTCATGTACCTCATCCCCATAATCTTGGCACTGTACGTCGTTGCCTATCCCTACTTGATGGCCGACTCCAAGAGGATAAGCATAAACTCCAAACTGCCCTTCTTCATAACGTACTTCGCGGTTCTCTCGACGAGCGAGATAGGTAGGAGTGACCTGCTTAGGGTTCTAGCGAGTGACCCAAAGCTTGGGGCAATAGCTAGTGAGTTGAAGAAGGTGTACATTATAGTTGACAAGCTCCACCGCTCGATGCCCGAGGCATTTAGATTCCTCGCGAGGAGAACCCCAAGCAGAGTTTTTGCTGATTTCCTTGATAGGCTCGCATATTCTCTTGATAGCGGTGTCGAGCTTAAGGACTATTTATTCCAAGAGCAGCAAACGGTCATGGACGACTTCCAGACATTTTACGAGGGTGCGCTCTACGACCTTGACATATTCAAGGAGATATACGAGTCGATCATAATCTCGGTGGTATTCGCGGCGGCCTTCATAATCATCGGCCCCATCATCACAGGACAAAATATAGGGAGGCTTGCCCTCTACCTAATCTTCCTGATCTTAGCTGCAGAGATAGGAACGCTACTCGTCATAAAGTACAGGATGCCAGAGGATCCCATATGGGCCGAGGTTAGGGTCAAGACCCCGAGGCAGGAGAAGATAAAGAGGGCTTTAGTTACATCCATTGCTCTCGTTCCCGTGGTTTTCCTAGTTTATATGGCATTCATAAGGCCGAGGTTCTCCCTTCCAACTCCGTTCGTTATAGCCCTAACATTAACTCCCCTGATGTACGTTGGCAACGTCGTTAGGAAGGAGGAGGCCTCGATATTCAGGAAGGATGAGAACTTCCCAGCTTTCATAAGGAGCTTTGCATCCTCCCTTGCGGCAAGTGGCGCATCCCCATTACTCGTCCTCAAGTACCTTAGCGCTCACGACTTCGGAACTCTAACTGAAGACATAAGGGCCCTCTACAGGAGGTTGGCCGTTAGGGTCGACTCCCAGAGGGCCTGGGACTTCTTCATAGCTGAAACCGGTAGCTGGCTCATTGGAATATTCTCAGAGATATTCAGGGAGAGCCTGAGGCTCGGTGCTGAACCGGACTACGTTGGTAAGGTCATAAGCAGGAACTTCGAGAGGCTCGTTCGTCTTAGGAGGAAAAGGCAGCAGAGCGTTTCAAGCTTCATCGGAATAATACTCGGTTTAACCGGTGCATTCGCCTTCGCCTTAGCTGCATCGTTCCAGGTTGCGGTGTCAATTAACGATCTCTTCAGCAAGCTTCAGGTACCAACCGAATACATCGGGGAGATAATCCACATTATTCCCCCATCAGGAATGCAACTACTCACGATCTCCATGTTGGTCATAATGGTAGCCCACTCCCTGCTTTCGGCCATGGCCATAAAGATTGCGGATGGGGGGCACATACTCGGCTCCCTGTACTACTTCGTGATCCTGCTTTGGGTCTTTGCTACTGGAATGTACGTAGGTCAGGAGTTGATGGCGAGGTTCATGCAGCTTGGTAGCAGTAGGTTAGCTTTGCTATTGATGGGGTGA